The proteins below come from a single Stutzerimonas stutzeri RCH2 genomic window:
- the fdnG gene encoding formate dehydrogenase-N subunit alpha, with the protein MTVRVSRRQFLKFGAAGLGASSMAMMGFAPEEALASVRHFKLTGAKVTRNICTYCSVGCGMLLYARGDGAINSHDHIFHVEGDPDHPVSRGSLCPRGAGVLDFIKSDSRVRYPQVREPGTDEWKRISWDEALDRIARLMKDDRDRNFETHDDEGQLVNRWMTTSMVAASACTNETAYLTQKITRALGILKLDNQARVUHGPTVAGLAPSFGRGAMTNSWVDIRNANIILSMGGNSAEAHPVGFRWVMQAKERSDAILISIDPRYNRTTAVADYHAWIRTGTDIVFLGGLISFLIENDRYAHEYVLHYTDAAHLVREGFEFNDGLFTGYDEERHQYDKATWNFDLDEQGFVRRDETLQHPRCVFQMMRKHYSRYTVEMVERVCGMPQAKVLQLWELLAQSAAPDKTMTILYALGWTQHSIGAQMIRTGAMVQLLLGNMGMPGGGVNALRGHSNIQGLTDIGLLSNLLTGYMTLPAAGAQNYDDYIKQKIRQPLLPNQVSYWKHYERFFVSMMKAFYGDAARAENNWCYDWLPKLSEPLYDVLYAVNDMTKGKMTGAFCQGFNILAAFPNKAKVLDGLSKLKWLVIMDPLATETGEFWKNHGEFNDVDPSQIQTAVFRLPTTTFAEDDGSITNSSRWLQWHHQAAPPPGEAKTDTAILAGVFHRLQKLYREEGGAFPEPILNLTWNYSDPAHPAAAELAQEYNGRALADIEDQGRIIRRKGELLNDFGELRADGSTSCGCWIYSGSWTEQGNMMDRRNNSDPYDIGVTLGWAWAWPLNRRILYNRASARPDGTPWDPNRALVWWNGERWVGADVPDYPIAAPPEDDVKPFILTESGTGHFFASEWLGEGPFPEHYEPLESPIPNNPLHPNNPLAYHNPVARIFPEDRDTFGTFEEFPYAATTYRLTEHFHYWTTHVLLNAIVQPEKFVEIGEVLAGELGIAAGEKVRVRSKRGHIDAVAVVTKRLRPLQVDGRTVHQVGIPIHWGFTGVARKAHLTNTLTPFVGDGNTQTPEFKSFLVNVEKL; encoded by the coding sequence ATGACGGTACGAGTATCCCGGCGGCAGTTCCTAAAGTTCGGCGCGGCCGGATTGGGTGCTTCCAGCATGGCGATGATGGGGTTCGCCCCGGAGGAGGCGCTGGCCTCGGTGCGGCATTTCAAGCTCACCGGCGCCAAGGTCACCCGCAATATCTGTACCTACTGTTCGGTGGGCTGCGGCATGTTGCTCTATGCGCGTGGCGACGGCGCGATCAACAGCCATGACCACATCTTCCATGTCGAGGGTGACCCGGATCACCCGGTCAGCCGCGGTTCGCTCTGCCCACGCGGTGCCGGCGTGCTCGACTTCATCAAGAGCGATTCGCGGGTGCGCTATCCGCAGGTGCGCGAACCGGGCACCGATGAGTGGAAGCGCATCAGCTGGGACGAAGCCCTCGATCGCATCGCACGCCTGATGAAGGATGATCGTGACCGCAACTTCGAGACCCATGATGACGAGGGCCAGCTGGTTAACCGCTGGATGACCACGTCGATGGTGGCGGCTTCGGCGTGCACCAACGAAACGGCCTATCTCACGCAGAAGATCACCCGCGCGCTGGGCATCCTCAAACTCGACAACCAGGCGCGCGTCTGACACGGACCGACGGTGGCAGGTCTTGCCCCTTCATTTGGTCGCGGTGCCATGACGAACAGCTGGGTCGACATTCGCAATGCAAACATCATCCTGTCCATGGGCGGAAATTCGGCCGAAGCGCATCCGGTGGGCTTCCGCTGGGTCATGCAGGCCAAGGAACGCAGCGATGCGATCCTGATCTCCATCGATCCGCGCTACAACCGCACCACCGCGGTGGCGGACTATCACGCCTGGATCCGTACCGGGACCGATATCGTCTTCCTCGGTGGGCTGATCAGCTTCCTGATCGAGAACGACCGCTACGCCCACGAATACGTGCTGCACTACACCGACGCGGCGCACTTGGTGCGTGAAGGCTTCGAGTTCAACGACGGGCTGTTCACCGGCTACGACGAGGAGCGTCACCAGTACGACAAGGCCACCTGGAACTTCGACCTGGACGAGCAGGGCTTCGTCCGTCGCGACGAGACGCTGCAGCATCCACGCTGCGTGTTCCAGATGATGCGCAAGCATTACAGCCGCTACACGGTGGAGATGGTCGAGCGCGTCTGCGGCATGCCGCAGGCCAAAGTACTGCAGCTTTGGGAGCTGCTGGCGCAGAGCGCGGCGCCCGACAAGACCATGACCATCCTCTATGCCCTGGGCTGGACGCAGCATTCCATCGGCGCGCAGATGATCCGCACCGGCGCCATGGTTCAGCTGCTGCTCGGCAACATGGGCATGCCGGGCGGCGGGGTCAATGCGCTGCGCGGGCACTCCAACATCCAGGGGCTGACCGACATCGGCCTGCTGTCCAACCTGCTGACCGGCTACATGACGTTGCCTGCAGCCGGCGCGCAGAACTACGACGACTACATCAAGCAGAAGATCCGCCAGCCGCTGTTGCCCAACCAGGTGTCGTACTGGAAGCACTACGAGCGCTTCTTCGTCAGCATGATGAAGGCCTTCTACGGCGATGCCGCCAGGGCCGAGAACAACTGGTGCTACGACTGGCTGCCCAAGCTGTCGGAGCCGCTGTACGACGTGCTCTATGCGGTCAACGACATGACCAAGGGCAAGATGACCGGCGCCTTCTGCCAGGGCTTCAACATCCTCGCGGCCTTCCCGAACAAGGCGAAGGTGCTGGATGGTCTGTCAAAGCTCAAATGGCTGGTGATCATGGATCCATTGGCCACCGAGACCGGCGAGTTCTGGAAGAACCATGGCGAGTTCAACGACGTCGACCCGAGCCAGATCCAGACCGCGGTGTTCCGCCTGCCGACCACCACCTTCGCCGAGGACGACGGCTCGATCACCAACAGCTCGCGCTGGCTGCAGTGGCACCACCAGGCCGCGCCGCCGCCCGGCGAGGCGAAAACCGATACGGCGATCCTCGCCGGCGTGTTCCATCGCCTGCAGAAGCTCTATCGAGAGGAGGGCGGCGCCTTCCCCGAGCCGATCCTCAACCTTACCTGGAACTACAGCGACCCGGCCCATCCCGCCGCGGCGGAACTGGCGCAGGAGTACAACGGCCGCGCTCTGGCGGACATCGAGGACCAGGGCCGGATCATCCGGCGCAAGGGCGAACTGCTCAACGACTTCGGCGAGCTGCGCGCCGATGGCTCGACGTCCTGCGGCTGCTGGATCTACTCCGGCTCCTGGACCGAGCAGGGCAACATGATGGATCGACGGAACAATTCCGACCCCTACGACATCGGGGTAACGCTCGGCTGGGCCTGGGCTTGGCCATTGAATCGGCGGATTCTCTACAACCGCGCCTCGGCACGCCCGGACGGCACGCCGTGGGACCCGAATCGCGCGCTGGTGTGGTGGAACGGCGAACGCTGGGTCGGCGCCGATGTACCGGATTATCCGATCGCCGCGCCACCGGAGGACGACGTCAAGCCGTTCATCCTCACCGAGAGCGGCACCGGGCATTTCTTCGCCAGCGAATGGCTGGGCGAGGGGCCGTTCCCCGAGCACTACGAGCCGCTGGAGTCGCCGATCCCCAATAACCCGCTGCACCCGAACAATCCGCTGGCGTACCACAATCCGGTGGCGCGGATTTTCCCCGAGGATCGCGACACCTTCGGCACCTTTGAGGAATTTCCCTACGCGGCGACCACCTACCGACTCACCGAACACTTCCACTACTGGACGACCCACGTGTTGCTCAACGCCATCGTCCAGCCGGAGAAGTTCGTCGAGATCGGCGAGGTGCTGGCCGGGGAGCTGGGCATCGCGGCAGGCGAGAAGGTGCGGGTGCGCTCCAAGCGTGGGCATATCGATGCGGTGGCGGTGGTGACCAAGCGCCTGCGTCCGCTCCAGGTGGACGGGCGCACCGTGCATCAGGTCGGTATCCCGATTCACTGGGGCTTCACCGGCGTGGCCAGGAAGGCGCACCTGACCAACACGCTGACCCCCTTCGTGGGCGACGGCAACACCCAGACCCCGGAATTCAAGTCGTTCCTGGTGAACGTCGAGAAGCTATAG
- the fdxH gene encoding formate dehydrogenase subunit beta, translated as MRGDQINLQNIIARSATTEPSPQIRSGGVEKVTKLIDVSVCIGCKACQVACMEWNDLRDEVGECDGTYNAPQDLTPSSFEVMRFSEYENEEGDLEWLIRKDNCMHCAEPGCLKACPSPGAIVQYANGIVDFNSEHCIGCGYCVAGCPFNIPRISKKDNKAYKCTLCSDRVYHGLEPACVKSCPTGAIQFGTKEQMLDYGAHRVGKLNERGYENAGMYDPAGVGGTHVVYVLQHADKPEIYSGLPKDPHISPTVEMWKGVTKPIMSAVLGVSVLAGFFHYMTKGPKEEPEDDPDPAKANAEREQNLRDEERRP; from the coding sequence ATGCGAGGTGACCAGATCAACCTGCAGAACATCATCGCGCGTTCGGCGACTACCGAGCCTTCGCCGCAGATCCGCTCCGGCGGCGTGGAGAAGGTGACCAAGCTGATCGACGTGTCGGTGTGCATCGGCTGCAAGGCCTGCCAGGTGGCGTGCATGGAGTGGAACGACCTGCGCGACGAGGTCGGCGAATGCGACGGCACCTACAACGCCCCGCAGGACCTGACGCCGTCGTCGTTCGAGGTCATGCGCTTTTCCGAGTACGAGAACGAGGAGGGCGACCTCGAGTGGCTGATCCGCAAGGACAACTGCATGCACTGCGCCGAGCCGGGCTGCCTGAAGGCTTGCCCGTCGCCCGGCGCCATCGTGCAGTACGCCAACGGCATCGTCGACTTCAACTCCGAGCACTGCATTGGCTGCGGTTACTGCGTGGCCGGCTGCCCGTTCAACATTCCGCGTATCTCGAAGAAGGACAACAAGGCCTACAAGTGCACGCTCTGTTCCGACCGCGTCTATCACGGCCTGGAGCCGGCGTGCGTGAAGAGCTGTCCGACTGGTGCTATCCAGTTCGGCACCAAGGAGCAGATGCTCGACTACGGTGCGCACCGGGTCGGCAAGCTCAACGAGCGCGGCTACGAGAATGCCGGCATGTACGATCCGGCCGGCGTCGGCGGCACCCACGTGGTCTACGTGCTGCAGCATGCCGACAAGCCGGAGATCTACAGCGGCCTGCCGAAGGACCCGCACATCAGCCCGACGGTGGAGATGTGGAAAGGCGTGACCAAGCCGATCATGTCCGCGGTACTGGGCGTGTCGGTGCTGGCCGGGTTCTTCCACTACATGACCAAGGGGCCGAAGGAGGAGCCAGAGGACGATCCCGATCCAGCGAAGGCGAACGCCGAGCGTGAGCAGAACCTGCGCGATGAGGAGCGGCGGCCATGA
- a CDS encoding formate dehydrogenase subunit gamma, with translation MSHSNVRKGILRYGPWARANHWIVAICFVLLTLSGLALFYPAFFGLTALFGGPEPTRIVHPYIGVFMTLFFLIQAVRFFRANLFRRYDVQWTRQIGDVLSNRDERLPPVGQNNAGQKLVYWVFLATVPVLLVTGVVLWRPWVASEMPIWALRWAALIHALTAFVAILTLIIHVYSAIWVKGSIRAMTQGRVSPAWARHHHKLWYDEVMAGEKRGDESALPHREPGDAAASRNRT, from the coding sequence ATGAGTCATTCCAACGTACGCAAGGGCATCCTGCGCTATGGCCCCTGGGCGCGGGCCAATCACTGGATCGTCGCGATCTGCTTCGTGCTGCTCACCTTGAGCGGGCTGGCGTTGTTCTATCCGGCGTTCTTCGGCCTTACCGCGCTGTTCGGCGGGCCGGAGCCGACGCGCATCGTGCACCCGTACATCGGCGTGTTCATGACACTGTTCTTCCTGATCCAGGCGGTGCGCTTCTTTCGCGCCAACCTGTTCCGCCGCTACGACGTGCAATGGACGCGGCAGATTGGCGACGTGCTGTCCAACCGGGACGAGCGCCTGCCGCCGGTGGGCCAGAACAACGCTGGGCAGAAGCTGGTGTACTGGGTGTTTCTGGCCACGGTGCCAGTGCTGCTGGTAACCGGCGTGGTGCTCTGGCGGCCCTGGGTAGCCAGTGAAATGCCGATCTGGGCGCTGCGCTGGGCGGCGTTGATCCACGCGCTGACAGCGTTCGTCGCCATCCTCACGCTGATCATCCACGTCTATTCGGCCATCTGGGTCAAAGGCTCGATCCGCGCGATGACCCAGGGCCGGGTCAGCCCGGCCTGGGCGCGGCATCACCACAAGCTCTGGTACGACGAGGTCATGGCCGGCGAGAAACGCGGCGACGAGTCGGCCTTGCCCCATCGCGAGCCCGGTGATGCCGCGGCCAGCAGAAATCGAACATGA
- the fdhE gene encoding formate dehydrogenase accessory protein FdhE, with amino-acid sequence MKGKRGAAGHEFGYAPTTIMEPPEVVLPDDQLFSRRALRLRELMVMVPALDEFLDFMGRVAQAQHQVLSGREPAWHPAPDAFDQAFAHRMPPLGFRALRRDLDWQGDLLAIVAALELHVGERQRPLLQALREADAEALQTIADDVLEQRPGSEATRGLMPLVAAALQVAWARLAAGLPRPPAQPLAEARALCPCCGSPPVASVVHNEPNRSGVRSLHCALCATEWHLERVKCSNCETGGQLLYLELDDEQGEPFLPVQAEACGACESYLKIVLRQLQGRADPVADDLASLPLDLMLAAEGVYARSGYNPLLVFGD; translated from the coding sequence ATGAAAGGAAAACGCGGAGCGGCAGGCCATGAATTCGGCTATGCACCCACCACGATCATGGAACCGCCCGAGGTCGTGCTGCCGGACGACCAGCTGTTCAGCCGCCGCGCGCTGCGGCTGCGCGAGCTGATGGTGATGGTGCCGGCGCTGGACGAGTTTCTCGACTTCATGGGCCGTGTGGCACAAGCGCAGCACCAGGTACTCAGCGGTCGCGAGCCGGCCTGGCACCCCGCGCCGGATGCGTTCGACCAGGCCTTCGCGCATCGCATGCCGCCCCTGGGCTTTCGTGCGTTGCGCCGCGATCTGGACTGGCAGGGCGACCTGTTAGCCATCGTCGCTGCCCTGGAATTACACGTCGGTGAGCGGCAGAGGCCGTTGCTGCAAGCGCTGCGTGAAGCGGATGCCGAGGCACTGCAGACGATCGCCGACGATGTGCTGGAGCAACGTCCCGGCAGCGAAGCCACGCGTGGCCTGATGCCGCTGGTGGCCGCCGCGTTGCAGGTGGCCTGGGCACGGCTCGCGGCTGGATTGCCACGCCCGCCAGCGCAACCGCTGGCTGAGGCGCGCGCCTTGTGCCCCTGCTGCGGCTCGCCGCCAGTGGCGAGTGTGGTGCACAACGAACCCAATCGCAGTGGCGTGCGCTCCCTGCACTGCGCGCTGTGCGCCACGGAGTGGCACCTGGAGCGGGTCAAGTGCAGCAACTGCGAGACGGGTGGGCAACTGCTCTACTTGGAGCTGGACGACGAGCAGGGCGAGCCGTTCCTGCCAGTCCAGGCGGAAGCCTGCGGCGCCTGCGAAAGCTACTTGAAGATCGTGCTGCGGCAACTGCAAGGCCGCGCCGACCCGGTCGCCGACGATCTCGCCAGCCTGCCGCTGGACCTGATGCTGGCCGCCGAGGGCGTCTACGCCAGAAGCGGCTACAACCCGCTGCTGGTGTTCGGCGACTAG